TCGACAACGCCGTGGCCGTGGTGCAGCTGGGCCAGGCCGCCGCCCGCGCCGGGGCCCCGGGGGCCAGCCAAGTGCAGGGCTTCATCCCCACTGAGGCTTACCCCGGCGGCCTCACGCTGGGGGTGCATACACTGTTCGTGGCCAACCTGGAAGGGGAGGGCGCGCGCGTGAGCACCCGCGACATTCGGGCGGAGGGAGGCGAGTTGGAAGTGTCGCTGAAGGACGCCCCACCGGCCTATAATGCCCACCACCAGCGAGCTACGGTGTCGTTGATTGCGCTGCCTACGGCTCGGCAGCTGGTGCAGTACACCGCCCAGGTGCGGCAGCTGAATTTTGCCTTCCGCAAGGAGCTGGCCCAGCAGCTGCCTCGGCCCAACGTGCCGCCGGTGCCGCTGCCCGAGCGCATCGGCGAGCCCTCGGTGTTTAAGCACGTGGTGTACGTCATCAAGGAAAACCGCACCTATGACCAGGTGCTCGGTGACATGCCCCAGGGCCGGGGCGAGCCGTCGCTGTGCGTATTCGGCGACAGCGTGACGCCCAACCAGCACCAGCTGGCCCGCGAATTTTTGCTGCTCGACAATTACTATGCCTCGGGCAAATCGTCGGCCGAGGGCCACCAGTGGACCGACGCCGGCATGGTGAGCGACTACGTGGAGAAGAATGTGCGGGCCTGGTTCCGCAGCTACCCGCACGTGCAGGAAGACGCCCTGGTGTACAGCCCAACCGGCTTCATCTGGAACAACGCGGCCGACCACGGCAAGACCGTGCGCATCTACGGCGAGGCCGCTCAGCCGCACTATGACACCAAGCAGAGCTGGACCGACATCTACACCAATTACCAAGCCGGGCGGCCGCTTAGGTTCACCAACACCAGCACCATTTCGCGGGTGCGGCCGCTGCTCTCGCCCAACTACCCGGCCTCCGACGAGCTGCGCATCACCGACCAGATTCGGGCCGCTGCCTTCATTAAGGAGTTGGCTGCCTACGAAAAACAGCCCGGCGATGCGTTCCCCGCGCTGTCGGTCATGGCCCTGTCCACGGACCACACGGTGGGCACCCGGCCGGGCATGCCCACCCCCGCCGCCATGGTGGCCGACAACGACCTGGCCTTGGGCCGCATGCTGGAGGCCCTCAGCAAAAGCCGGTTCTGGGCAACTACCGTGGTGTTCGTGACCGAGGACGACTCGCAGGCCGGCTGGGACCACGTGTCGGCCTACCGCACCACGGGCTTCGTGGTGAGCCCCTACAGCCGCCTGCGCCGCACCGTCACCAAGAACTATAACCAAACGTGCGTGGTGCGCTCCATCGAGCAGATTCTGGGCCTGCCGCCCATGAACGTGGTCGATGCCACGGCGCTGCCCATGTTCGAGTGCTTTGCCCCCACGCCCAACCTCGCGCCCTTTCGCCACCGCGCCAACCGCGTGCGCCTTGACCGCCTCAACCCCGCGCTGAGCAAGCTCACCGGGGCCGCCCGGCGCTATGGGCGTCTCTCGTCCGGACCGGAATTCGACCACGTCGACGGCGGGCGCGACGACGTGCTGAACCGCATCATCTGGTTTGCTACCAAGGGGAAGCAGCCCTATCCCACCGCCCTCACCGGCCCAGCCAGCGACGACGACTAAAAGCGCCGTCGCCTAATGCCGCCTGTCTCAACGCCTTAAGTGCTGAATTATCTGCCTTAAGTACAATGGTAATCTTTCAATCATGTTGAAATAATAGCCCTACCCGTGTTTTGTTGGCCAATATAGCACGTACTAAAAACGGAGATTCATGGCTAATCAGTACTTCTTAAAACGCGCGCTAAAGACGTTAGGCCGTGGCTGGCACAGCACCTTTTTTCTGGTGTTATTCCTCGGCGCCCCGGCCCTGGCCTGGGCCCAGCAAACCGTGAAGGGCACCGTGACCGACGAAAAGAACGCCGCGCTGCCCGGCGTCACGGTTCGCATCAAGGATGGCACCGCGGCGGTGGCCAGCAACCCCGACGGCACCTACAGCATCCAGACCAGCGGGCCGGCCGATATTTTGGTGTTCTCGTTTGTGGGCACGGTGACGAAAGAGATAGCACCCGGCACCCAAACCAACCTCAACGTGACGCTGCTGCCCGATGCGCAGAAGCTGAACGATGTGGTGGTGATTGGCTACGGCACGGCCAGCCGCGCGGATATTACGGGCGCCGTCACGTCCATCAAGGCCGAGGAATTCAACCAGGGCGTACTCACCACCCCCGCCGAGCTGCTGCAAGGCAAGGTGGCCGGCCTGAACATCACCAAGAGCGGCGACCCCAACCAGCGGCCGTCCGTGGTGCTGCGGGGCCCCTCCACCATCCGCACTATAAACGGGGGGGTGACGGAGCCGTTTTACGTCATCGACGGGGTGCCGGGCGCGAGCATCGACCTACTGGCCCCCGACGACATCGCGACCATCGACGTGCTGAAGGACGCTTCCTCCACCGCTATTTACGGCACGCGGGCGGCCAACGGGGTCATCATCATCACCACCAAGCGGGCCAAGCCCGGCCAGTCGCGCCTCACCTACAGCGCCTACGGGGCGGTGGCCAACGTGTCGAAGAAAATCGACATGCTCAGCGGCGACGAATTGCGCCAGTACCTGGTCGACAACAAGACCCGGCCGCTGGCCATGCCCACCGACGACGACGGCTCGAACACCAACTGGCAGGACCTGATTGAGCGCACCAGCTACGCGACCAACCACAACCTCTCGTTCACGGGCGCGGCCAACGCCACGGACTACGGCGCCAGCGTGAACTACTTGAAAAACAATGGTATACTAATAAATACCTCGCTAGAACGCCTCATCTACCGGGGGTTCCTCAACCAGCGCTTTTTCAATAACCGCCTCAAGCTGGGCATTAACATCATCAACAGCAGTACCACCCAGAACGACATTCCGCAGCTTAATACAGGCGTGCTGCAAAATATGCTGTTTTACCTGCCCACGGTGGGCCCCTACAACCCCGACGGCAGCTACAAGGAAAACTACACCCGCACGGGCAGCGGCCCGCTCAACCCGCTCTCGCTGGCCAACAACAACGCCTACGTGACCAAAGACAACAAAACGTTGGTCAACGGCCTGGTGCAGGTGGACGTGCTCACGGGCCTGCGGGTGACGCTCAGCGCCTCAACCCAGCGCGACCAAAGCAACCAGAGCAGCTACCTCAATAGCCAGTCGGGCCTGGCCGTGAACCTGGGCGGGGTGGCCCGCCGCGCCGAGTACGTGAACACCAACGACGTGCTGGAGGCCTACGCCAACTACGACAAAACGCTCGGGCTGCACAGCTTCCAGCTGCTGGGCGGCTACTCGTACCAGCAGGACCGCACGAACGACGGCTTCGGCATCACGACCCAGAACTTTGCCAACAATGCGCTGGGCGCCAATAACCTGTACTTGTCCAATCCGTCGTCGCTGGCCCAGATTGGCTTCGACAACAACCCGATTTCGACCCTGCGGCTCCTTTCGCAGTACGCCCGCGTGCAGTACCAGTACGGCGACCGCTACCTGGCGCAGGTGTCGCTGCGGCGCGATGGCTCGTCGGTGTTCGGCGTGAACAACCGCTACGGCTACTTCCCGACGGCGGCCCTGGGCTGGCGCCTTATCAACGAGGAGTTTATGCGGGGCCTGCCCGTGTTTTCCGACCTCAAGCTGCGCGCCGGCTACGGCGTGTCGGGCAACAGCCAGGGCTTCGATGCCTTCTCGGCCATCCTCATTTACGGCACGCCGCCCGGCAGCAGCAAGTACCTCAACAATGGCGCCATCTCGAACGTGGTGAACGCCGTGCGCAACGAAAACCCCGACCTCAAGTGGGAAAGCACCGCCACCACCAACATCGGCCTGGATTTCGGCCTGTTCAAGAACCGCGTGACGGCTTCGGTGGATTACTACATCAAGAAAACCAGCGACCTGATTGACGACGTGCTGCCCGTGTCGAGCACCGAGTTTCAGTACACCACCTACACGGCCAACGTGGGCCGCATGACCAACCGCGGCATCGAGGTGGCCCTGAGCGTGGTGCCGGTGCAAACGGCGGCCTTCACCTGGCGCTCGTCGCTGAACTTCGCGCACAATAAAAACAACATCGACAACCTGTCGACCGACCGCTTCACCATCCCCTACATCCAGACGGCGCAGCTCGGGGGCAAGGGCCAGAGCGGCAACTACAGCCAGATTGTGCAGCCCGGCTCGCCGCTGGGCACCTTCAAGCTATGGCACTACTTGGGTAAAAACGACCAGGGCGTGAGCACCTACCAGAAAGCCGACGGCAGCGTGACGGCCACCCAGCCGCTGACCACCGACATGCAGCTGGCGGGCAGCGCCCAGCCCACGCTCATCTACGGCTGGGCCAACACGTTTACCTACAAAGGGTTCGACCTGAATTTCCTGGTGCGCGGCGTGTACGGCAACAAGATTCTGAACGCCACCCTAGCTGGCCTCAACAACCCGGCCGATGCGCGCCTGCAAAACATCCCGCGCTTCACGCAGGGCGAGGCCTTCACCGACATCAACGCCTACCTCATCTCCGACCGCTTCCTGGAGAGCGGCGCCTACCTGCGCCTCGACAACGCCACGCTGGGCTACACCCTGCGGCCCCACACGCCCTACGTGCAGGCGCTGCGCCTCTACGTGGCAACCAACAACCTGTTCATCATCACCAAGTATCGGGGCATCGACCCCGAAATCAACATCGGGGGCCTCACGCCGGGCATCGACAACCAGAACTTCTATCCCAAGACCCGGACGTTCACCCTGGGCCTGTCGGCTTCCTTCTAACCGCGCTTAACTTCTTCCTTCGTCGTGCAAAAGATTTACGCAACAAGCCGCGCCCTGCTGCTGGCGGGCGGGCTGGCCGGGGCCCTGTTCGGCTGCAAAAAGCTGGACGTGCCGGTCGAGTCGCAGTTCGTGGCCGCCAACTTCCCCAAAACCCTCAGCGACTACAACGCCTCGGTGGGGGCCATTTACTCCAACCTCTCGTCGCAATTCGCCGTGCCCTACTGGCGCATGCAGGACATGAGCACCGACGAGGCCATTCTGCCCGCCCGCGACGGCAACTTCGACGACGGCGGCCAGTACCGGCAGCTGCACTACCACACCTGGACGCCCGACCACCCCAACGTGCTTACCATCTGGCAGTGGGCCTACGGGGGCATCACCACTTGCAACCGCCTGCTCAACGTTACGAACACGTTCGGCTTCGCGCCGGCCGAGCAGGCGGCGCGCCTGGCCGAGATTCGGGCCATGCGGGCGCTGTACTACTTCTTTCTGCTGGATTTGTACGGCAACGTACCCATTGTGACCGATTACCCCACGGCCCCGCTGCCCGCCACTCAGCCCCGCACCAAGGTCTACGAGTTCATTGAGAGCGAGTTGAAGAGCCTCACGCCCAAGCTGCCGGCCAAATCGGGCGCGGGCGCCACCAATACCCAGCAGTACGGCCGGCCCACCAAGGGCCTGGTGTACGCGCTGCTAGCTAAGCTCTACCTCAACGCCGAGGTGTACGGGGCCCCCGCCCGCTACCCCGACGTGGTGCGCATGGCCGACAGCGTGCAGGCCAACCCCAACTACGCCCTCGACGCCCGCTACCGCGACATTTTCCTGCCCAACAACGGGCCCCAGATTCGGGAAACCATCTTCGCCATTCCCTACGACCAGCAGATTCCCGGCAACCAGTTCACGCGCTTCGGCTTCTTCTACTACCTGGTGCAGGCGTACGGCTTCAACGTGGGCCTGAGCATTGCCATGAGCACCACGCCCGAGTTCTACGCCCGCTTCAACCTGCCCGGCGACGCCCGCAACGCCACCTGGCTGGCGGGCCCGCAGTTCGTGCCCGACGGCAACGGCGGCTTCACCACTACGCCGGTGTACTACCCCAACACGACCACCCAAATCGTCATCAACCCGGTGCTGACGTTGGTGCCGCCCAAGCCCATGGACGTGGGCAACACCATCGTCACCCAGTCGGAGGGCGTGCGTTCCATTAAGTACTACCCCGACCCGGCCACCATCCAGGCCACCCGCCTCAACGGCAACGACGTGCCCCTGCTGCGCCTGGCCGACGTGCTGCTGATGAAGGCCGAAGCCATCCTGCGCGGGGCCCCGGCCACCGCCAGCAACGGCGAAATGCAAACCCCGCTGGTGCTCGTGAACAAGGTGCGCGCCCGCGCCGGGGCCCAGCTGGCCACCAGTATCGCCCTGAGCGGCATGCTCGACGAGCGCGCCCGCGAGCTGAGCTGGGAAGCCTGGCGGCGCAACGACCTGATTCGCTTTGGGCAGTTTGAAACGGAATACCCGCTGCCCAACGACGTGCTGAAGATGGACAAGAGCAGCTTCCGCCGCCTCTACCCGGTGCCCACCATTGAGCGGCAGCTCAATACCAACCTCCAGCAAAACCCCGGCTACTAGCCCCTTTATGAAAACCACTTTCATCTTCAGCGCGCTGGCCGCCGGGGCCCTCTGCGCCGCTACCCAGCGGGTGCCAGAGCCCCTGATGAACCAGATTCAGGTCATTGGCTCGCACAACAGCTACAAGCAAGCCATCGACCCCAAGCTGTTTGCGGTGCTGCAAAAGGCCGACTCGGCCAGCATGAGCAAGATTGACTACGAGCACGCGACGCTGACCGAGCAGCTCAACAAGGGCCTGCTGGCGCTGGAAATCGATGTGTACGCCGACACCCAGGGCGGCAAGTACGCCCACCCCAAGGGCCTGGACCTGGCCCCCGGCCAGCCGCCCTACGACGCGGCCGGCCTCATGAAGCAGCCCGGCTTCAAGGTATTTCACATCCAGGACCTCGACTACCGCAGCAACGCCCCCACGTTCAAGCTGGCCTTGCAGGAGCTGAAAAAATGGTCGGCGGCGCACCCCACGCACCACCCCGTGTTCATCACCATGAACGCCAAGAGCGAAGCCCTGAAACGGCCCGGCTTCACGGTGCCCGAGCCGTTTACCCCGGCCGTGTTCGACGCCCTGGACCGGGAAATTCTGGACAACCTGGGGGCCGATAAAATCATCACCCCCGACCAGGTGCGCGGCCAGTATGCCACCCTGGAAAGCGCCGTGCTGCACCGCCACTGGCCCACGCTGCGCGCCGCCCAAGGCAAGTTCGTGTTCGTGCTCGATGAGCTGGGCGAGAAGCGCGCGACCTACATTCAGGGCCACCCGTCGCTGAAGGGCCGGGTGCTGTTTGCCGATGCCGAGCCCGGCACGCCCGAGGCCGCCATCCACATCCTGAACAACGCGAAACAGGACCAAGCCGTCATTAAAGCCTTGGTAGCGAAGGGCTACATCATCCGCACCCGCGCCGACAGCGACACCCAGGAGGCGCGCCGCAACGACAAATCCAGCTTCGTGGCCGCCGAGCAGTCGGGGGCCCAAATCATCAGCACCGATTACTACGCGCCGAGCACGCACTTCAAATCGCCCTACGCCATCAGCTTCGCGGACGGCTCGTACTTCCGGCCCAACCCGGTTAACGCCGGTCCGTCGGCTTCGGCAACAGCTAACTAGCCCGGTGCTCGTTTTGGTTAAAAAGCTGAAGCGAAAGGCCTACTGGCTGCTTTTTCTGGGCCTGTGCTGCCTGGCTGGCCCGGTAGCGGCCCAGGCTCCTACGGCGGTAGTCCGGCAGGGGCACGTGCCGGCCGACAGCCTGTTCCGGCTGCTGTACGTGCCCATCGAAGTGCCGGCGGGCACGGCCGAAATCCGGGTACGGGAAGACTACAACCACGAAGCGGGGAACGTGCTCAACCTGGGCATTTATGGCCCCGAGGGCTACCGGCCGGGCACCACGGCGGGCTTCCGGGGCTGGTCGGGCGGAGCCAGGACGGCCTTCTTTATCAACGCCCAAGCGGCCTCTCCCGGCTACGTGCCGGGGCCCCTGCGGCCCGGGACCTGGCACGTGCTGCTCTACGCCTCCACCATTGCCCCGGCCGGCATCGACTGGACGCTGACCGTGGCGCTGGTGCCCGGCCCGCCGGGCCCCGCGTTCGTTCCCGCGTTCGCCGCGCCGGCGGTCAACAACCGGCCGGGCTGGTACCAGGGCGATGTGCACCTGCACACGCTGCATTCCGACGGCCGGCGCACGCCCGAGGAATTGGTGGCCGAAGCCGGGGCCCAGGGGCTGGACTTCATCGTTTCGACCGAGCACAACACCAACAGCGCCAACCTGAGCTGGGGCCGCTACGCCCGCCCCAACCTGCTGGTCATCAACGGGGAGGAAGTGACGACCACCGCTTTCGGGCACTGGAACGCGCTCGGGCTGGAGCCGACTACCCTTATCGACTGGCGCTACGCGCCGGCAGACAGCAGCATTGCCCGCTATACCGCGCAGGTGCGCGCCGTGGGCGGCCTGGCCATCATCAACCACCCGTTCTTCCCGGACACTATCAACCGCTTCCGGTTCGCGGTGCGGCACTTCGATGGCATTGAGGTGTGGAACGGCCGCTGGGACGCCCGCAACGAGCGCGCCCTGGCGTGGTGGGATGCGCTGCTGCGCCAGGGCTGCCCCCTGCTGGCCGTGGCCGCCAGCGACACGCACACCGCGGCCCCTTCGCCCAACCAGCTCGGCCGGCCGCGCACCGTAGTGCAGGCCAGTGCCTTGTTGCGCGCCGGCATTACACAAGGCCTACGCGCCCGGCGGGCCTACCTGGTAGCCGACCGTCCGCTTAACCTGACGTTTACGGCGCGGGCCGGTGGCGCCCCGGCCGGCATCGGCGACACCCTGGCCGTGGCCGCCGGGCAGCGCATCGGGGTAGCGTTCGAGCTGCGCGGCGCCTCGGCCGGCACTGTCACGCTGCTGGGCGAAAACGGGGTACTGGCGACCAGTCCGGTCGCGTCCGGCGGCTCCACGGCCGTGCGCTGGCAGCTGCCGCCGGGCCTTCCCCGCTACCTGCGGGTGGAAGTGCGCAACCCGAAAGGCGCCATGCTGGCCCTGACCAATCCCATTTGGGTAAGCAGCCGGCCGCGGTAGGGCTGGGGCCCCCGGCTGTCTGCATTTACTTTGCTAACTCCTTTTCGCCATGCGTTTCGGCAACATTCTGCTGCTGGCCGGCAGCCTGCTTAGCCGCTTGGCTCCGGCCGCCGGCCAGGGCTACGGCCAGTACGTGGACCCCATGATTGGCTCGGAAGGGCTGGGGCGGGTGTTCGTTGGCCCCTCGTGCCCCTTTGGGATGGTGAAGTCCAGCCCCGACTGCACCGCCAGCCCCAACAGCGGCTGGCTGCCCGAGCCCACGCCCGTCACGGGCTTTGCGCAGGTGCACGTGAGCGGCACCGGCGGGGGCCCCAAGTACGGCAACATCCTGCTCATGCCCTTCAGCGGGCCGTTAATACAAGGCGATAAATCGGCCCACCGCCGGGCCGAGCACGCCGAGCTGGGCTACTACCACGCCCAGCTCGCGGCAGCCGGCGCGGTGCCCGGCATCGGGGTCGAACTCACGGCCTCGCCCACGGTGAGCTTCTACCGCATCGCCTACCCCCAGGGCCAGCCCAAGGCGCTGCAAATCGACGCCGGTTTCTTCCTGGGCGAGCAGCCCGGGCCCGATGGCCGCGAGGCCCAGCAATTCGTGGGCTCCGAAGTGGAAGTGGTATCCACCACCGAAGTGCGGGGCTACAGCCGCATCCGCGGCGGCTGGAACAACGGGCCCGCTTACGCCGTGTACTTCGCGGCCGTGTTCGACGCGCCCGTGGCCGAATTTGCCACCTCGAAGGGCGCGCAGCTGCGGCCCGGCCAGAAGCTGCAAGCCGACTCAGGCGAGAAAACGGGGGCCCTGCTGCGCTTCGCGGACAGCGCTGGCGACACGCTCCGGGTGAAAGTGGGCATCTCGTTTCTGAACGCGGCCCGGGCCAGTGAGAACGTGCGGGCCGAAATTCCGGACTGGGATTTCGGGCTGGTGCGCCGGCAGCTGCGCGCCCGCTGGGACGCCCTGCTGGGCCGCGCCGAGCTGCACCCCGACACGCCGCTCGACCAGAAAAAGCTGTTCTACACCGGCCTCTACCACACCATGCTCATGCCTGTGGACCGCACCGGCGAAAACCCGCTTTGGAACGGTCCGCAGCCCTAATACGACGACTTCTACGCTATTTGGGACACCTTTCGCACGTCCAACCCCCTCATTACGCTGCTCGCGCCCCAGCGGGAAGTGGCAATTGTTAACTCCCTGATTGACATTTATAAGCACGACGGCTACTTGCCCGAGGCGCGCAGCGGCAACGCCAACGGCCGCACCCAGGGCGGCTCCAACGCCGAGGTCCTCATCGCCGATGCCTTCGTGAAGAACCTGCCCGGCATCGACTATCGCCAGGCCTGGCCGCCATGCTGCACGACGCCACGGTGCCGCCCGGCGGCAACGAGGAAAAGGAAGGCCGCGGGGCCCTGGCCGACTACCACCGCCTGGGCTACGTGCCCTACGGCGTGCCGCGCGCCGGCAACCGCACCCTCGACTACGCCTACGACGACTACTGCATCGCGGTGGTAGCCAGGGGCCTGGGCCAGCCGCAGCTGTACCAGCAGTACCACCGGTAGGCCAGCAGCTGGCAAAACCTGTGGCGCGAGGGCTACCGCAACCACGGGGCCACGGGCTTCACCATGCCCCGCGACGCGGCCGACAAATGGTTGGACACTATTCCCTACGGCACGTCGGTACGGCAGCACCCCACCTTCGTCTACACCCCGCTCATGCGCGAATACCCGTGGTACATGTGCCACTGGTGCGGCTTTTTTTACGAGGCCACGTCGTGGGAATACTCGCTGAGCGTGCCGCACCAGGTGCCCGTGCTCATTGCTAAATCCGGCGGCCGGGATGCCTTCCGGGCCCGGCTCGACACACTCTTCGACAAAAAGTATTATAACGTGGCCAACGAGCCGTCCTTTCTCACGCCCAGCCTCTACCACTGGCTGGGCCGGCCCGACTTGAGCAGCCAGCGCATCCGCCAGATTATTGCGCAGAGCTTTAACACCACCCCTTTCGGCCTGCCCGGCAACGACGATTCGGGGGCCATGTCGTCGTGGCTGGCCTTCCAGATGATGGGCCTCTACCCCAACGCCGGCCAGTCGTACTACCTGCTCAACGCGCCGCTGGTGCAGCAAACCACCTTGCACCAGGAAAACGGCCGCGACTTCCGCATCACCGCCCGCCACCTCTCGGCCACCAACGTTTACGTTAAGTCGGCGCGGCTCAACGGCAAGCCCTTCCGCCAAGCCTGGATTGCGGACCAGGACATCGTGAAGGGCGGCGAGCTGATATTGGAAATGGCCGCCCAGCCAGCGAACTGGGGCACGCAGGTACTGCCGCCCACCACCGACTAGCGTGCCCACGCACCGCATGAAAAACCTTCTATTGCTGCTGTTGCTCGTCCTGGCTGGCCCCGCGGCGCCCGCCCAGGCCCCACCGTTCAGGCCCGTGGTGGGCCCCGGCACCACGTTCGCCTACACCCTGGACTTGCACGGCCAGCACGCGCCTTTCGAGCTGGCCGTGGCCCGGGCCACCGACACGCTGAAACTGACTTGGCGCATCCGCGGCCTGGCCACGGGGGCCTGCCTCGTGGCCCCCGCGGCCTGGCAGCGGGCCGACCGGCTATACTTTGCCCAGCCGCAGCCCGGCACCTCGGTGCCGCTGCCACACCAGACGTTTCTGATGCTGTCGAAGCAGGCATTTGCCGACCTGCGCGCCCAGGGCCGCTACACCTACGACCAGACGGTGTATGTGCGGCAGAGCAAGGCCGCAGCTGCCGCTTTGCGCCTCAACGGCCAGCCGCTGGAC
This genomic stretch from Hymenobacter sp. PAMC 26628 harbors:
- a CDS encoding bifunctional YncE family protein/alkaline phosphatase family protein, producing MITTDRAAPHLRTKGNWHVIGRAACCLLAGVLGCSGPKTSKNRVSPEQATLHSPYDDSTLGNGHLPLLLPYNRLLAPAGRVVAYGSPDLENHALDVQLVPEMPLLAVEDRYGIALVDTLQRRVVTRWNYAADARTKGMMSTYSGLKVRRENGATHLYWSAANGATRQSGVLEAAYTAGELHLTRLFPFAPVGAPLALPNDLALTTEQGRRCLYVALNGNNQLVKLDLATGQTVWTQPTGTAPYGVAVAGEQVFVSNWGGPLPTDTLRQEAAGVPGAYGHAYVDPRTGATTQGTVSILRRSNGHLVKELPVGLHPTALLASPDEQFVYVANGNSDAVSVVAVADLRVRETISVQLLPGPPGYGGDSPNALALDAAGTTLYVANGLDNAVAVVQLGQAAARAGAPGASQVQGFIPTEAYPGGLTLGVHTLFVANLEGEGARVSTRDIRAEGGELEVSLKDAPPAYNAHHQRATVSLIALPTARQLVQYTAQVRQLNFAFRKELAQQLPRPNVPPVPLPERIGEPSVFKHVVYVIKENRTYDQVLGDMPQGRGEPSLCVFGDSVTPNQHQLAREFLLLDNYYASGKSSAEGHQWTDAGMVSDYVEKNVRAWFRSYPHVQEDALVYSPTGFIWNNAADHGKTVRIYGEAAQPHYDTKQSWTDIYTNYQAGRPLRFTNTSTISRVRPLLSPNYPASDELRITDQIRAAAFIKELAAYEKQPGDAFPALSVMALSTDHTVGTRPGMPTPAAMVADNDLALGRMLEALSKSRFWATTVVFVTEDDSQAGWDHVSAYRTTGFVVSPYSRLRRTVTKNYNQTCVVRSIEQILGLPPMNVVDATALPMFECFAPTPNLAPFRHRANRVRLDRLNPALSKLTGAARRYGRLSSGPEFDHVDGGRDDVLNRIIWFATKGKQPYPTALTGPASDDD
- a CDS encoding SusC/RagA family TonB-linked outer membrane protein; amino-acid sequence: MLFLGAPALAWAQQTVKGTVTDEKNAALPGVTVRIKDGTAAVASNPDGTYSIQTSGPADILVFSFVGTVTKEIAPGTQTNLNVTLLPDAQKLNDVVVIGYGTASRADITGAVTSIKAEEFNQGVLTTPAELLQGKVAGLNITKSGDPNQRPSVVLRGPSTIRTINGGVTEPFYVIDGVPGASIDLLAPDDIATIDVLKDASSTAIYGTRAANGVIIITTKRAKPGQSRLTYSAYGAVANVSKKIDMLSGDELRQYLVDNKTRPLAMPTDDDGSNTNWQDLIERTSYATNHNLSFTGAANATDYGASVNYLKNNGILINTSLERLIYRGFLNQRFFNNRLKLGINIINSSTTQNDIPQLNTGVLQNMLFYLPTVGPYNPDGSYKENYTRTGSGPLNPLSLANNNAYVTKDNKTLVNGLVQVDVLTGLRVTLSASTQRDQSNQSSYLNSQSGLAVNLGGVARRAEYVNTNDVLEAYANYDKTLGLHSFQLLGGYSYQQDRTNDGFGITTQNFANNALGANNLYLSNPSSLAQIGFDNNPISTLRLLSQYARVQYQYGDRYLAQVSLRRDGSSVFGVNNRYGYFPTAALGWRLINEEFMRGLPVFSDLKLRAGYGVSGNSQGFDAFSAILIYGTPPGSSKYLNNGAISNVVNAVRNENPDLKWESTATTNIGLDFGLFKNRVTASVDYYIKKTSDLIDDVLPVSSTEFQYTTYTANVGRMTNRGIEVALSVVPVQTAAFTWRSSLNFAHNKNNIDNLSTDRFTIPYIQTAQLGGKGQSGNYSQIVQPGSPLGTFKLWHYLGKNDQGVSTYQKADGSVTATQPLTTDMQLAGSAQPTLIYGWANTFTYKGFDLNFLVRGVYGNKILNATLAGLNNPADARLQNIPRFTQGEAFTDINAYLISDRFLESGAYLRLDNATLGYTLRPHTPYVQALRLYVATNNLFIITKYRGIDPEINIGGLTPGIDNQNFYPKTRTFTLGLSASF
- a CDS encoding RagB/SusD family nutrient uptake outer membrane protein; this encodes MQKIYATSRALLLAGGLAGALFGCKKLDVPVESQFVAANFPKTLSDYNASVGAIYSNLSSQFAVPYWRMQDMSTDEAILPARDGNFDDGGQYRQLHYHTWTPDHPNVLTIWQWAYGGITTCNRLLNVTNTFGFAPAEQAARLAEIRAMRALYYFFLLDLYGNVPIVTDYPTAPLPATQPRTKVYEFIESELKSLTPKLPAKSGAGATNTQQYGRPTKGLVYALLAKLYLNAEVYGAPARYPDVVRMADSVQANPNYALDARYRDIFLPNNGPQIRETIFAIPYDQQIPGNQFTRFGFFYYLVQAYGFNVGLSIAMSTTPEFYARFNLPGDARNATWLAGPQFVPDGNGGFTTTPVYYPNTTTQIVINPVLTLVPPKPMDVGNTIVTQSEGVRSIKYYPDPATIQATRLNGNDVPLLRLADVLLMKAEAILRGAPATASNGEMQTPLVLVNKVRARAGAQLATSIALSGMLDERARELSWEAWRRNDLIRFGQFETEYPLPNDVLKMDKSSFRRLYPVPTIERQLNTNLQQNPGY
- a CDS encoding phosphatidylinositol-specific phospholipase C1-like protein, which translates into the protein MKTTFIFSALAAGALCAATQRVPEPLMNQIQVIGSHNSYKQAIDPKLFAVLQKADSASMSKIDYEHATLTEQLNKGLLALEIDVYADTQGGKYAHPKGLDLAPGQPPYDAAGLMKQPGFKVFHIQDLDYRSNAPTFKLALQELKKWSAAHPTHHPVFITMNAKSEALKRPGFTVPEPFTPAVFDALDREILDNLGADKIITPDQVRGQYATLESAVLHRHWPTLRAAQGKFVFVLDELGEKRATYIQGHPSLKGRVLFADAEPGTPEAAIHILNNAKQDQAVIKALVAKGYIIRTRADSDTQEARRNDKSSFVAAEQSGAQIISTDYYAPSTHFKSPYAISFADGSYFRPNPVNAGPSASATAN
- a CDS encoding CehA/McbA family metallohydrolase — encoded protein: MLVLVKKLKRKAYWLLFLGLCCLAGPVAAQAPTAVVRQGHVPADSLFRLLYVPIEVPAGTAEIRVREDYNHEAGNVLNLGIYGPEGYRPGTTAGFRGWSGGARTAFFINAQAASPGYVPGPLRPGTWHVLLYASTIAPAGIDWTLTVALVPGPPGPAFVPAFAAPAVNNRPGWYQGDVHLHTLHSDGRRTPEELVAEAGAQGLDFIVSTEHNTNSANLSWGRYARPNLLVINGEEVTTTAFGHWNALGLEPTTLIDWRYAPADSSIARYTAQVRAVGGLAIINHPFFPDTINRFRFAVRHFDGIEVWNGRWDARNERALAWWDALLRQGCPLLAVAASDTHTAAPSPNQLGRPRTVVQASALLRAGITQGLRARRAYLVADRPLNLTFTARAGGAPAGIGDTLAVAAGQRIGVAFELRGASAGTVTLLGENGVLATSPVASGGSTAVRWQLPPGLPRYLRVEVRNPKGAMLALTNPIWVSSRPR